Genomic segment of Rhodocaloribacter litoris:
CCCGGGCCGAGCGACGGGGTGAAGTTGCGCGTGTAGCCCAGGGGCAACGTCGTCGTCACCGTAAGGGCGGCGGCAGCCCGCTTCAGGGGTACGCCGAAGAGCGAGGCCAGCCCCACCCGGAGCCCGAGCATCATCGATCCGAAGCCTTCCGTGGTGTAGGCGAAGCGGGTGTCGTGTACGGTGACGCGTTTGAAGGGTATCAGCATCACCAGCGTCAACCGGTCGGTCAGTCCATACACGCCATACACGTAGAGGCTCCGGTCGAAGAACGCCTCGCCGTCCACGCCCGGCGCGTAGGGCTTCTCGGTGCCGTCGAAGTCCCACTGCATGGCCGCGGTGACGTGCGCCCGGGTCAGCTTGACTTGAGCCTCCCCCGCTTGAAAGCGGGAGATTCCTGCTTCATCGACCGATGCCATGCAACTGAATAGCTGCGCTGGTCTTACTCAGATCTCCACAGGCTGCCACGGTCGCTCCGACCGCCAGAATGTTCTTCGCCGCGTTTACGTCGCGGTCGTGTTCGGTACTGCATTCCTCGCAGGTCCAGCGGCGCACACTGAGAGGCATCTTCTCGCGGATATGACCGCACGCGCTACACCGCTTCGAAGAGGGGAACCATCGATCCACCTTGATGAGCGTACGCCCGTACCACTCGCACTTGTATTCGAGTTGGCGGACGATCTCGCCCCAACTCGCCCCCGAGATGGAGCGGGCGAGATGGCGGTTCTTCAGCATATTCTTCACCGCAAGGCTCTCGACAGCGATCACGTCGTGGTTCTTGACAAGATCGGTCGTGAGCTTGTGGATGAAGTCGCTACGCCGGTCAGCAATGCGGGCGTGGAGCTTCGCCACTTTTCGGCGCTGCTTCTCCCAGTTGTTGCTTCCTTTCTGCTTCCGGCTGAGAGCTTTCTGCGCCCGACGCAGACGGCGATACGCTCTGCGGAGGTGCCTGGGGTTGCCGCTGCGGAAACCGTCAGAGGTCACAACCACGTCATTGAGCCCGAGATCGACGCCGACGCTCTTGCCTGTCTTTCCGCCCGGATCGGCGGGCGGCAGCGGCTCTACCTTGCACCGGCAGTGCAGGCAGACGTGGTAGCGCCCCGAGGGGTCGAGCGTCACCGTCACCTTGACGACCTCGCCCTCCGGCTTCCGGCTCCACCGGATCTTGAGCGGTGCCTTCTGCTTCGCCAGCGTGAGTGTCATTGCTTCGGGATCAAAGCGGAAGGCGCTGCTGGCGTACGTTGCACTCTGCTTTCCACGCTTGCGCTTGAAGGAGGGGTAGCCGCTCCGACCCTCGAAGAAGTTCGTGAAGGCACGTTCGAGGTTGCGAAGCGATTGCTGAAGTACGACGCTGGATACCTCCCCGAGCCACCGCGTCTCCTCCCGTTTCTTGATCTGCGTGAGTTCGACGGCGAGGCTGTTGTAGGTGAGGCTTTTGCCCTCGCCGTGGTAAGCGTTGGTTCTACGCTCCAGCCCCCAGTTGTACACCCAGCGGGCACAGCCGAACGTGCGAGCAAGGTTCTGCCTCTGCTCGGCGTTCGGGTAGGCGCGGTAGCGATATGTTCGCATCACCTCGGGCATAGTTACACGCACCCCTATTATGTGCGTAAGGTTCCCGCTCAGTCGTGCCGCCGTCTAGATTGGCCGTGTTACACGGCCAGACGGCGGAGAACTCCCTCACGGGAAGCGGAGGGGCTTGGTATGGACGCGTGACGCGTCCAATCATCCCCGGCTTGAAAGCGCGGGGTTTTGTCCACCCCTCCACACCTCCCCAATCTCTATAAAGGCCGCCCGCCGGCTGCGTCCACGCCTGCGCCGCGGCCGGCACGGGAGCCAGCAACACGCCGGCGAGGAGGAGGGGCCACGGCGAACGGGGCATGGCGGGCTGCGGATGGGGATTCCCTGGGGGGCTTCGTGACAAGAAACACCGCTGGATGTTCGTATCCCGATCCGCTCGTGGAGTTACGGGGGCGGCGAAAAGAGAAACGCCCCGCACGCCGGTACGGAGCGTTTCGAGGCCGGAGGTCCGTTGTCTCAGAAAGCGAGCACGTCGCGGGCGGCCGACAGGATGTCCTCGTCGCCGGGCAAGACGGCTTTTTCCAGGGGATCGGCGAACGGGATCGGGGTGAAGGCGCCCGCCACCCGGCGCACCGGGGCGTCGAGGGCCGTAAAGGCGAGGTCGGCGATCTGGGCGCAGATCTCGGCGCCGAAGCCGGCGAATTCGTGATCCTCGTAGACGACGAGCACCCGATTGGTCTTGCGGACCGAGTGCAGGAGGGTTTCGCTGTCGAGCGGGAGGATCGTACGCAGGTCGATGATCTCAACGGATACGCCTTCCTTCTCCAGTTGCCGGGCCACGTTGACCGACTTGTGCACCATCATGCCGTAGGTGACGATTGTCAGGTCGGTGCCTTCGCGGACGATCCGGGCCTTGCCGAAGGGCAGGAGGTAGTCGGCGTCGGGTTCGGGTGTGCGGGCGGCGGCGGCGCGGTAGAGCGCCTTGTGTTCGAGGAACAGGACGGGATCCTGCAGGCGGATGGCCGTTTTGAGCAGGCCCTTGGCATCGGCGGCCGTCGAGGGCAGGGCGATCTTGAAGCCGGGTATGTGGCCGAAGATGGCCTCGATGTTCTGGGAGTGGCAGAGGCCGCCGTGGATGTAGCCGCCCACCGGCACCCGGATGACCATCGGGCATCCCCAGGCACCGTTGGAGCGGTAGCGGAAGGTGGCTACCTGGTTGCGGAGCATCTGCATGCCCGGCCAGATGTAGTCGCCGAACTGGATCTCGACGACGGGTTTGTAGCCGAAGGCGCTGAAGCCGATGGCGGTGCCGATGATGGAGGCTTCGGCCAGCGGTGAGTTGAAGCAGCGATGCTTCCCGAAGCGGTCCGTCAGGCCTCGTGTGGCGGTGAAGACGCCGCCCTTGCCGCCGGCGACGTCCTCCCCGTAGACGATGACGCGCTCGTCGCGCGCCATCTCTTCGTGCAGGGCATGGTTGATGGCGTCGACCATCACGACCGGCGGTCCCGACGGCTCGGTCTGCTCATACGCCAGGTCGAGGGACCCCTCGAAGTAGACGTGTTTCGTGGCGGTGGCCGGGTCCGGGTCGGGCTGCTTGTCGGCCCAGGCGGCGGCCGCGTCGATGGCCCGGCCGACCTCCTTGCGGATGCGTGTGATGGCGTCGGCGTCGAGCAGCCCGGCCTCGCGCAGCTGAACCTCCAGGCGCACGATGGGGTCCACCTTCCGATCGGCTTCGAGCTCTTCGGTGGAGCGGTACTTTTTGTGGTCGTCGGAGGAGGAGTGGGGCAGCAGGCGCACTACGTCGGTGACGAGGCAGACCGGCCCGCCGCCGCTGCGGATGTGCTCGAGCGCCGTCCGGGCCACGGCATAGGTCTGGAAGAAGTCTGTGCCGTCGACGCGAGCGCGTTTGAGCCCTTCATAGCCGCGGGCGAGCTTGTAGGCGGTGCCACCGGCCGTCTGTTCGGAGACGGGGACGGAGATGGCGTATTTGTTGTCCTGCACGACGAAGAGCACCGGCGCCCCGGCACGGGCCGACCAGTTGAGGGCTTCGTGAAAGTCGCCCTGGGAGGTGGCGCCGTCTCCGCACGAACAGTAGACGTAGGCGTCGTTGTCGGGTTGGCGGAGCAGGCTCAGGCCCACGCCGACGGCCGGCAGGAACTGGGCTCCGACGGACGAGGAGATGGGCAGGATGTGCCGCTCACGGTTGCTGTAGTGCTCGGACATCTGCCGCCCGCCGCTGTTGGGGTCGTCGGCCTTGGCCAGGTGGGCCAGCAGCACCTCCTCGGGCGTGCCGCCCAGGCTCAGGTACATCGTCAGGTCCCGGTAGTAGAAGCTGAACCAGTCGTAGCCCGGGCGGGAGAGCAGCCCGATGGCGGCCTGGGCGGCCTCGTGCCCGGCACAGCCGATGTGAAAGAACCCTTTGCCCTGCTTGAGCAGGCGCAGCATCTTCTCGTCGAGCAGGCGCGAGGTGAGCATCCGGCGGTAGACCGTCAACAGGGTCTCGGCCTCGAAGTCGTGCGGGGTCACCGGCTCGATCTCGAAGTCGCCTTCGTAGGTGGAGGCCGGCGCGGCCGTACCGATGCCGTTGGGCTCGAGGGCCGCTTCGGCGACCTTGCCCGCCGGAAGCGCTTCCTGTCCGTTCCCCTTCTTTGTCGTGCGTTTCCCTTTTGCCATACGTATCTACAGCGTTTGACCAACCCGGAGGCGGTTCCCGTGAACGATCTACGACGCCCCGGCGAAATCCGCAAGGGGCGGGGGGCGTTGAGATGCGGAGCCGCACCGCCTCTTTCATATGCCGTCTTTCACCGGTGCGTTCCGGACGACAACGGCGCCCCGCATGAAAACGGAGGAAATAAGCGACACCGGCCCGTATCCCGAAACGACGGCCTCGCGCTCAGCTTGCGGCGGAACGGACAGGTTCGGCGGTGGCGGCGTAGGGAAGGTCGAACCAGAAGCGGGTGCCGCGGCCGAGCGTGCTCTCGACGTGGATGGTCTCGCCGTGTGCGTGCAGGATCTGTTTGACGATGCTCAGGCCCAGCCCGGTGCCGCCGCTCTTGCGCGAGCGGTCCGGATCCACCCGGTAGAACCGTTCGAAGATGTGCTCGAGGTGCTCCTCGCCGATGCCGCGCCCGGTGTCGATCACCTCAACGCGGACCTTGTCGAGGCGACGGCGGAGACGGCAGCGTACCACCCCCTCGTCCGAATACGCGATGGCGTTGTCGATCAGATTGGTGAGCACCTGCCGGATGCGGCTCCGATCCGCATAGACCATCACCGGCGGGTTTTCGATCTCGAGGCGCAGCCCTTTCTCCTCGGCTTTCGGTTGCAGGATCTCGGCGACCTCTTCGAGCAGGTCCTGCAGGTCGAAGGTGCCCGGCTTGATCAGGTCCTCCCGGTATTCGAGGCGGGCGATCTCGATCAGGTCGTTGAACAGGTTGTTCAGGCGCTGGAGGTTGGCCAGGCCCTTCTCGGCGTAGAACTGCCGCTGCTCGGGCGTCAGGTTCGGCGAGGCCAGCGCCTCCAGGTACCCGCCGACGGCGAAGATCGGGTTGCGCACCTCGTGCGAGACGTTGCCGATGAACTCGTTCTGCAGGCGGGTCAGGCGTTGCAGTTCCTCGATCTTTTCGCGGAAGCTGTCGGACATGCGGTTCAGGCTCTTGGCCAGGTCCTGAAACTCGGCCGCGCGAGAGTCCACCTGGATCTTTTCGTCGAACTTGCCTTCGCTGATGCTGCGGGCGCTGTTGCGGATGGCGATGAGCGGGCGGGTCACCTGGCGGGCGGCGATCCAGCTCCCGATGATGGAAAGCAGCAGGGCCAGCCCCATGGCGACGAAGAGGATGACCTGCATCCGCTCGATCAGGGCGAAGAGCAAGGGCTCCGGCTGTCCGACGCGCACGACCAGCGACGAGTTCGGGCGCCGGACGGCCACGTAATGAATGCGGCGGCCGTCGGGACCGGGGCGCACGCCATAGCGTGGCTGCCCGTCGTCGAAGACGGCCAGCTCGGGGCGGGAGCGGAGGGCCTCGTCGCGCAGCGGTTGTGCTTCGAAGACGTCGAGCAGGAGGGAGTCCCCTTCGAAGAGGGTCAGGTGCAGGTCCGAGAGCCGGGCCAGCTCCCGCGTGACGCGGATGCGTTCCGCCCGGGAGTCGGCTTGCTCGATCAGGCCGGCGAGGCGGGTGGCCTGCCGGGTGAGCGTCTGCCGCATCGTCACGTCGATCTCGCCCCGCATGACGAACGTCATGTAGAGCGCCACCGCCACCATGGCAATGCCGATGAACAGCACAAAGGTCAGGATCATCCAGGTCTGCGTGGCGGCACGGGCCGGGAAGATCCGGGACCAGAGGGGTTTCAACAGGCGAGCGAACCAGTGCATGGCGGTTGCAGGGGGTGTGCGACGCCCCCACGCCGTTCGGTGCGCCTGCAAAACGGAGACGGACACCCCGGCGGGAGGGCCGGGGTGCCGTCTCCGGGGAAAGCGCACCGGGTCGGGAAGGGCGAGCGCCCGCTATTCCTGCGCCGAATCCTCCTCGACGAAGCGGTAGCCGACGCCGCGCACGGTCTGGATGTGCCGGGCAAAATCGCCCAGCTTTTCCCGGAGGTTCTTGATGTGGGCGTCCACGGTGCGCTCGGTGACCATCATGGCATCCTTCCAGATGGTCTCGAGCAACTGCTGGCGCGTGAACGCCTTGCGCGGATGCCGGACGAGGTAGCGCAGCAACTCGAACTCGGTCAACGTCAGGCCCAGGTCCTTGCCTTCGAGCGAGGCCCGGTACTCGTCTTCATAGATCGTCAGGTTCTGGACCTGAAGCGTGCGGCTCTCCTCGATGCCGGCCCGCCGAAGCACCGCCTTGACGTGTGCCACGATCACCTGCGGGGAGACCGGCTTCGTCAGGTAGGCGTCTCCACCCGCCATCAGCCCCCGGACCTGGTCCTCCTCTTCCGTCTTGGCACTGAGGAAGATGATCGGAATGGTCTCCGTCTCGACGCGGGAGCGCAGGCGACGGCACACCTCGTACCCGTCGAGGCCCGGCAACATGATGTCGAGCACGATCAGGTCGATGTCGGGGTTGGCCTTGCTCAGCGCTTCTTCGCCGTCATGTGCCTTGTGAACCGTGAAGCCCTCCTGCTTCAAAAAGTGGCTGACGATCTCGGCAACGTCTTCCTCATCGTCGACGACGAGGATGTTGATGTCGGCAGGGTCGTAGGTGCTGGCCATCAGAACGTGGTTTTGGTTCAGGAAGGGAAGGTGCCGCATCGCAGGCCACACCGGGGAGGCACGGCCCCCGGGGCACGAACCCGGTCTGCAGCGGGGGAATATACAATCGAATATAAGGTTTGTGAAGTAATGTGCCGGGACAAAGGCCCGGCCTCAGACACTTTCTTCGGGGAAAAGCGGTGGGGACGAGGGGGCGTCGTGGTACCGGCGCGGCACACGCGGGGCGATGCCGCAGCAGATCTCGTACGTGATGGTGCCGGCCCGGCGGGCCACCTCGGCCGTGGAGGGACCGCCTTCGCCGAAGAGGACGACGGTGTCTCCGATCCCGGCGGAGACGGTCCCGGGCGGGCCGAGGTCCACCATCATCATGTCCATACAGATAACGCCGACAACGGGAAAACGTTGCCCGTGCAGGCCCACCTCGCCCCGGTTCGAGAGGGCGCGCGGGTAGCCGTCCGCATAGCCCGCCCCGAGGGTGGCGATACGGGTGCGGCGGGGGGCCCGCCACGTGCGGTCGTAGGACACCGATGTGCCGGCCGGGACGGTCTTCAGATGGGTGATCCGTGAGCGGAGCGTCATGACCGGGCGCAGCGCCGGCGCCTCATCGTCCGGCGGCTCGTAGATCCCGTAGAGGGCCACCCCCATACGCACGAGCGCGGCCCCCTCCAGCGGGAAATGGGTCGGTGGGGAGAGGAGCGTGCCGCTGCTGGCGGCGTGGAACGCCGGCACCTCGCCCCCGAGTTCGGCTACCACGGCGGCAAACCGCTCGGCCTGTTCGACGACGAAGG
This window contains:
- a CDS encoding RNA-guided endonuclease InsQ/TnpB family protein; the encoded protein is MPEVMRTYRYRAYPNAEQRQNLARTFGCARWVYNWGLERRTNAYHGEGKSLTYNSLAVELTQIKKREETRWLGEVSSVVLQQSLRNLERAFTNFFEGRSGYPSFKRKRGKQSATYASSAFRFDPEAMTLTLAKQKAPLKIRWSRKPEGEVVKVTVTLDPSGRYHVCLHCRCKVEPLPPADPGGKTGKSVGVDLGLNDVVVTSDGFRSGNPRHLRRAYRRLRRAQKALSRKQKGSNNWEKQRRKVAKLHARIADRRSDFIHKLTTDLVKNHDVIAVESLAVKNMLKNRHLARSISGASWGEIVRQLEYKCEWYGRTLIKVDRWFPSSKRCSACGHIREKMPLSVRRWTCEECSTEHDRDVNAAKNILAVGATVAACGDLSKTSAAIQLHGIGR
- a CDS encoding response regulator — protein: MASTYDPADINILVVDDEEDVAEIVSHFLKQEGFTVHKAHDGEEALSKANPDIDLIVLDIMLPGLDGYEVCRRLRSRVETETIPIIFLSAKTEEEDQVRGLMAGGDAYLTKPVSPQVIVAHVKAVLRRAGIEESRTLQVQNLTIYEDEYRASLEGKDLGLTLTEFELLRYLVRHPRKAFTRQQLLETIWKDAMMVTERTVDAHIKNLREKLGDFARHIQTVRGVGYRFVEEDSAQE
- a CDS encoding alpha-ketoacid dehydrogenase subunit alpha/beta produces the protein MAKGKRTTKKGNGQEALPAGKVAEAALEPNGIGTAAPASTYEGDFEIEPVTPHDFEAETLLTVYRRMLTSRLLDEKMLRLLKQGKGFFHIGCAGHEAAQAAIGLLSRPGYDWFSFYYRDLTMYLSLGGTPEEVLLAHLAKADDPNSGGRQMSEHYSNRERHILPISSSVGAQFLPAVGVGLSLLRQPDNDAYVYCSCGDGATSQGDFHEALNWSARAGAPVLFVVQDNKYAISVPVSEQTAGGTAYKLARGYEGLKRARVDGTDFFQTYAVARTALEHIRSGGGPVCLVTDVVRLLPHSSSDDHKKYRSTEELEADRKVDPIVRLEVQLREAGLLDADAITRIRKEVGRAIDAAAAWADKQPDPDPATATKHVYFEGSLDLAYEQTEPSGPPVVMVDAINHALHEEMARDERVIVYGEDVAGGKGGVFTATRGLTDRFGKHRCFNSPLAEASIIGTAIGFSAFGYKPVVEIQFGDYIWPGMQMLRNQVATFRYRSNGAWGCPMVIRVPVGGYIHGGLCHSQNIEAIFGHIPGFKIALPSTAADAKGLLKTAIRLQDPVLFLEHKALYRAAAARTPEPDADYLLPFGKARIVREGTDLTIVTYGMMVHKSVNVARQLEKEGVSVEIIDLRTILPLDSETLLHSVRKTNRVLVVYEDHEFAGFGAEICAQIADLAFTALDAPVRRVAGAFTPIPFADPLEKAVLPGDEDILSAARDVLAF
- the alr gene encoding alanine racemase, with protein sequence MITEDLDIDHALAPTVAEINLAHLRHNVRLLQRRAGTAAVMGVVKADAYGHGAVPVARVLREEGVRHFAVATVPEGVHLRRAGLTEPILVFGAPLPEYLPACVRHNLDVTVDSPATAEAVIRTARTVGPLRVHVEVDTGMGRTGVSPTGATAVVRRLERAPGVTVAGLYTHFATIRDAFVVEQAERFAAVVAELGGEVPAFHAASSGTLLSPPTHFPLEGAALVRMGVALYGIYEPPDDEAPALRPVMTLRSRITHLKTVPAGTSVSYDRTWRAPRRTRIATLGAGYADGYPRALSNRGEVGLHGQRFPVVGVICMDMMMVDLGPPGTVSAGIGDTVVLFGEGGPSTAEVARRAGTITYEICCGIAPRVPRRYHDAPSSPPLFPEESV
- a CDS encoding sensor histidine kinase is translated as MHWFARLLKPLWSRIFPARAATQTWMILTFVLFIGIAMVAVALYMTFVMRGEIDVTMRQTLTRQATRLAGLIEQADSRAERIRVTRELARLSDLHLTLFEGDSLLLDVFEAQPLRDEALRSRPELAVFDDGQPRYGVRPGPDGRRIHYVAVRRPNSSLVVRVGQPEPLLFALIERMQVILFVAMGLALLLSIIGSWIAARQVTRPLIAIRNSARSISEGKFDEKIQVDSRAAEFQDLAKSLNRMSDSFREKIEELQRLTRLQNEFIGNVSHEVRNPIFAVGGYLEALASPNLTPEQRQFYAEKGLANLQRLNNLFNDLIEIARLEYREDLIKPGTFDLQDLLEEVAEILQPKAEEKGLRLEIENPPVMVYADRSRIRQVLTNLIDNAIAYSDEGVVRCRLRRRLDKVRVEVIDTGRGIGEEHLEHIFERFYRVDPDRSRKSGGTGLGLSIVKQILHAHGETIHVESTLGRGTRFWFDLPYAATAEPVRSAAS